AAATTCTAAAAGCGGCGAAAGTTCTTAAACAAAAAGAGGATTTTTACTCTGTTTTAGAATATAACCAAAAAACAAAACAAATAAAGTCTCTAGGAATCACTCGTAAGGAGATGAGTTTCGATTCGATTGAAGAACTCAAGCCATTTTTCCAAGTGAAGCCTGAACCCATTGTTGTTAGTGATTTTTCACTTCTGAGAGCTAAAAAGATGATTCAAGGAATTCTTACAGGTAGCTGTGAAATTCAATTGACACTTTCTCCAATTGCTGCGATGGGCTTCTATAAAAAAGGTGCTTTTATGCTGGCGATGGCCGATGAGAGAGAAATCATCTTTTTACAAGAAACAGATTTAGATACTAAAGCCATTCAAAATTATATTTTAGAAATCATCATGATGATGGAGGCAGTCCCACGTAGATTTATTACGAGTGGCCCTTTTGCAATGCGACTTTCGAATATGATTGATCAATTACTAAAACGCCTTGGAACAGATATCGTCATACTGGATGAACTTCCAACGATGAATCGTTACTCCAATTTAGCGAAAATGGATCTTCTATTGTCGCAAACCGATATTGATAATCTTCTCTTTTAAGGAAACGTCTGGAAACCCGTGCCCCCTCTTTACGTTTCCTCTAGTGTAGGTCAAAGGAGAGGCCAGAACTCAAACCTTTCTCAATGAGTTCCTATGGCTCCCACGCAAAGTTGATTCGGCTTAAACAAAGAATCAAAGCTTTGTTTAAGTCAATCAACTAGTGCGATAATTTTTTTGAAATTGAACTCCCTTTAGAACCTTACAAAAAGACCTATTCAATGAATAGGTCTTTTTGATTAGATTTCGTATTCGGTATATTTTGTACCAAGACTATCAAAAGTGACTTGGTTTTGCAGGAGCTCAATGATTTCTGCTTCAAAGTGTTCCACTTCTTGAACGGGCAGGCTACAAGTAAATTGCACGTCGTTTAGAAAGACTTTATCTACAATTGGAATCTGTTGAGTTTGGCAATAATATTCCACTTTTCCTACATGAGCATAGTTGAAAGTAAGTGAGAGTTGTGCCTCAAGCCGACATTCTACCACTCCTATGGCTTTCAGGCCCTCACTTACAGCCCCAGAATATGCGCGAACGAGCCCACCAGCGCCTAGCTTTGTACCGCCAAAGTAACGAGTGACTACCACAGCAATGTCTTTTAATTCATTTTTCTTCAATACTTCTAGCATAGGAACACCTGCTGTTCCGCTAGGCTCACCGTCATCCATCGCGCGCTGTACTTGGTCGTTTTCCCCAATGAGAAAAGCAGAGCAGTTATGCGTTGCCTTCCAATGTTCTTTTTTGATAGCTTGGATAAATTCGAGCGCTTGTTCTTCGTTCGTTACTCGCTGAAAATGCGCAATAAAACGAGACCCCTTAATCTCGATTTCATTCGTCCCAGCTTCTTTAATCGTTTTATATCTCTCTAACATTCTTTCCCCTCACTTTGGTATTAGTATAGCATAAATTTTCTTTTTCGTTTAAGTGTCAAAAATATAGAATTTTTACGAATAAAAGAGATTTTTCTTCACAAATTTATATTGTTGGTTATAAATAAGAAGAGTATAATGAAAGCGTAAACAAAATAGATTGTGAAGATAAAGAGCTAGAATCATGAAAAGAAGAAATAAACGAATCGTCTATCTTTTTGTAGTTTTTTGTTTTTTATTATCGCTAGGTAAAATAGCTGCGGAAAGTTGGACAACCGGATATATCAGTGTTCCACCTTTAGGCCAATCCGGATATACGGAGGAATATAACGTAAAGAACAATGAATCTAGGTGGGCAGGTTTTTGGGGAGATTCACTACCTAATTCTTTTGGATACACTGCTACTCTTGTAAATTCAGGAAAATATATTCGTTCAGATACTGTTGAACTTAAAAAATTAGAAACTACATGGGCGGATAATAATTCTGGGAAACCTGGATATTATTACTATGCGAAAGTTACTTCAAGATTTTATGAACCAAGCTGGAGTCGAGTAACACTACAATTCACAGCTGCTTACGATACAGAATAATTATTAGTAGGTGAAAAAAATGGTATTTTATAAAAATAAATGGTCAATGTTCTCAATCATTTTCTATTGGATACTTTCCATCGTTATGATTCTAAACTATATTCATTATCATCTGTCTACGGGACATTTTGGAGGAGCTGAAGGAGGAATACCACTATTTTATGAAATTATATTCAGCTCCATTCAGGTAGTGGATGCTGTATATGGTTTTGTAGCATTCATGATTCCACCGCTATTCTTTTCTCATGAATGTATCAGACAAAGGATAACACATTGCGACTATTTACAATCTGTGAGATTACGACATAAAAAAACATTCTTTTCACCACTTATATCAAAACAATTTAAAACGAACTTTATCATAATCTATTTTGTTTTCTTAGTGAAAATGTTTCTTCAGGCGATATTAGTTCATTTATTTTACTCACCATTTATTTTCGAAGAGAGTAGTTCTTATTTGACGTGGTCTTTCACGATTAACTTCTCGACAAATAGTTTTATTAATTTAATCTGTACGATAGTAATAATTCCCTTAGGATACGCCATTTTCTATTCATTTGTTTTTTCAGTTGGATTGTTCCTAAAACGATATATCATTTATTTATGCAGTGGATTGTTATTAGTGATTATATCGCTTTTATCAGCAATGGTTATAGGTGGAATTTCTCCGATTATCGGCTATTCAATTTGTGTTTTATCACTCATTCAACCAGGAATGTACACATTATTAGGAGAAACTATTTCTCATTCAGCCTGGGTTGTTTTTGTATATCCTGCGATATTTTATAGTCTTTTGACGATTCTCCTATTAATTATCAGAAGAAAGATGGATTTGAAGGAGGGGTATTAATGGATGAACTCCTCATTGGAAAAAGACAACAATGGGTGTATGGATTATCGATTGTTTCTGGAGTCTCTTTTGTTTTAAAAGGGCAAATTTTCGGTGATTTAATACTGGACTTATTGTCTTCCCATTTTACAGCATATTTCTCAGACACCGTATTATTAGTTTTACTAGGGGTTGTCATTTGGAGACGACATCATATACGTTACCTTCTCATTCAAAGAGTTGGAGAGAAAAACTATCAGTTTTATCAATTGGGAACAGTGTTAGTTTCAGTTGTTTGTTATTATGTTGCTCAATTCTCCTTAGTGTTACCATTCCAAATGATGAATGGACAAGCATTTTCAAAGGAGATGCTGATATTTGCTCTATTAAAAAGCGTGTATTTAATTTGTTCGGGATTAATCATCTATACGATTTCTATTGGGTGTAATAGAAATATGGCTATTATTGGTTCTATCCTATTTTCATTAACATCTCATTTTACGATATTCTATCTATTACCAGTGTGAAGGGGAGGTACTCATGTTAGAACTAAAAAATGTATCCAAAAAATTTGGGTTTCAAGTGATTTTAGAAGAGGTCGATTTCAAAATTGAACAAGGAGAGCTTATTCACATTGTAGGAGCTAATGGATGCGGAAAGTCTACTTTATTTAAGCTTTTTTGTGATATTTTGGAGCCGGATAGAGGTGAAGTTGTTGTAGATAGTGATGTACGAATTGGAGCTTTGATTGAGAATCCAGCGTTCATGGAAGAAAGTAGTTTAAAAACGAATCTTAAATTTTTAGCCTCTATCAATAAAAATTACAATGAATCGAAAATAAGAGAATTAGTGAATAATTTCGATTTAGATTTTGATAGTAAAGTTCACGTGAAAAAATATTCCGTTGGAATGCGTCAGAAAATGGGGATTATTCAAGCTGTGATGGAGGATCAAAATTTAATTTTATTAGACGAGCCAACTCGAGGTCTAGATAAAAAATCACTAGATCAGTTTCATCAATTAGTTCAACAGCTTCATGAAGAAGGGAAATCGATTGTGATTGCTGCTCATGATAATTTGGCCGAATTACAGTTTGATAAGGAATATTTGATGGAAGAAGGGAAGCTGATTCTTCAATGAAACAGTTATTTCCCATTCGAGAGTGGGTTCTCTATATTTTTGGTTTGTTAATAGTATGGAATTTGTTTCATCCATTACCGTCGTTTTATATCGAAGCTCACTTCAGTTTTATACCCGTTACCTTTCTTTTTGGCCATCTTTTAAGTGTTTTCTTAATGGTAATGGAAGTTCTTATTTTGATGTATTTTATTAATGAGTATGAGAGCATGCGACTTTTGATACTAGTTCGAAGCCGAAGCCGCGTTTTTATAGGACGAATATTAGTGAGGATGATGTGGGCTTCTGTATTTTTAATGTTCTGCATCAAGGCAATTTTATTTTTCGAAATCGGAGGGGTTCATCCCCTTGTATTAGGTTCGTTACCCATTCTGTTTTCAGGGATGACTCTACTAGCAATATTCATTCAAGACTCTAAAAAAACGTTATTTTTAAGCCTGATTTTAGCCGCACTTATTAGACTAGGATGCTTTTACCTAATTGGGTAGGCAGGAGGATATCTCCTGCTTTTTTTTAATGGTCAAATATGGTAGTATAGAAAGGCAGTATATGACTGGGGGAGTACGTATGATTCAGGTAACATTGATGGTTAGAATGACGTTAATTATTGCTTTTATCGTACTGAGTTACTGGGCGCTTCAAGGAATTCAAATTGAAAAAATTCTGAAAAAAGGGCGCGTACAAGAAGCACGAATCCTCTTTTTACTCATCGCCATTTGGATGGGCGCAAGTATAGCAAAAGTCATATTCGATTTATCGGACTATTTAAATCAGTATATTCAAAATGTGATACAGTAATTGGATTGAGTTTTCGGAGGTTATTTCATGGAAAAGATGATTGTTCGCGGTGGCGATACACGTCTTCAAGGGACAGTAAAAGTTGAAGGAGCTAAAAATGCGGTATTACCGATTTTAGCAGCAAGTATTTTAGCAGATAAAGGCGTTACTCATTTAACAAACGTACCGAATTTATCAGATGTACATATGATGTTAAACGTATTAGGAAGCCTAAACGTATTAAGCACATTTGATGAAGAAGAAAAAGCGATTACGTTGAATGCCACAAAAGATATTACAACGACTGCTGCTTTTGAATATGTAAGTAAAATGCGTGCGTCAATCGTTGTTATGGGACCACTATTAGCTCGTTTTGGACATGCGCGTGTGGCGATGCCAGGTGGGTGTGCTATCGGTAGTCGTCCAATCGACCTTCATCTAAAAGGGTTCGAAGCGATGGGAGCAACGATCGTTCAAACAGAGGGATATATTGAAGCGCATGCAGATGAACTTCATGGAGCTCGTATTTACTTAGATTTCCCATCAGTTGGCGCCACTCAAAATATCATGATGGCCGCAACATTAGCAAAAGGAACTACTCACTTAGAAAACGTAGCTCGTGAGCCAGAAATCGTAGACTTAGCTAATATTTTAAATAAAATGGGTGCTAAAATTGTAGGTGCAGGGACTGAAAATATGCGTATCGAAGGGGTAGAGCGTTTAGATGGAACCATCCATTCAATTATCCCGGACCGTATTGAAGCAGGAACTTTCATGGTCGCAGCAGCGGTAACGAAAGGAAATGTGTTTATTGAAGATGCAATTGCAGAGCACAATCAACCATTAATTTCTAAATTAGGGGAAATGGGTGTTCAATTTATTGAAGAGGAAGATGGCATTCGTGTGATTGGTCCAGATTCATTGAAACCAACCGATGTGAAAACATTACCTCACCCAGGATTTCCAACAGATATGCAAGCGCAAATGACGATTGCCCAATTGCTAGCAACAGGAACTAGTACGATGACGGAAACAGTTTTCGAGAACCGTTTCAATCATTTAGAAGAAATGCGTCGTATGGGAGCTCAATTCCGTATTGATTCCCACACTGCTGTGATGACGGGTGCTTCTGTCTTGTCTGGTGCAGAAGTAAAAGCAACGGACTTACGTGCAGCTGCGGCATTAATTATTGCGGGTATGGTCGCTAAAGGATATACAAGAGTCACAGAATTACAGTTCTTAGACCGTGGATACTTTGAATTCCATGAAAAATTGCGTGCTTTAGGAGCAACGATTGAACGTGTGAACGAACCAGAAGGCCAAGCGTTCAGTAATGAAGATTTAGAAAGACTATTTGCAGTATAACATCATAAGGACGTAAGGAAGAGATTTCCTTCGTCCTTTATTTCTTTTATGCGACTTAGTGGACTAAAAAGACTAGGATGTAAAAGAAGAATCGTTTAATTTTTTGTAAAAGGTCAAAAACTTTTATGTGGATTTAAAAGTTTTTGTGGTACAGTATAATAGATTCAATTTAAAAGGAGGATTGTATGAACGAAGAATTTAATGAAAAAGATTATGTCGATCACGTGACACATAATCAAGAACAAGAAGAGACAGTCGAACATCGTCATACAGAAGAGCCTACACAACAATCGATTATAAAAAGAGTTTGGAATCATAAGATTATGTTAGCCATTCGTCGTTTTTGGAGAAAATTCCATGTCACGAAATTAATTCTTGTCCTCATGCTTACGGCTATTACGGCATTTTCAGCATTTTTAGTCTATACCGCTAAAACTACTGATGTTAGTGGCTTAAGAGCTGGGATGGTACAAGTAACAGAAGTTTATGACCGTAATAATCAAGAAGCGGGAGTTTTAAATATCAATAAAGGAGAATTTGTGACCATCGATCAAATCTCTCCAAATATGATTAATGCCCTCGTTTCTACTGAGGATAAGCGGTTCTATGATCACCATGGGTTTGATCCAATGGGGTTCTTACGTGCCACATTCGGGTTATTACTCAATCGCGGTCGTGTCACAGGTGGAGGAAGTACCATCACCCAACAGTTGGCTAAGAATGCCTTTCTAACACAAGATCAGACGTTTTTAAGAAAAGCAAAAGAACTCTTTTTAAGTTTTGAGCTGGAAAAGAAATATTCGAAAGATCAAATTTTAGAGATGTATTTAAATAATGCCTACTTTGGCAATGGCGCATACGGAATTGAAAATGCGTCTTTACGTTACTTTGGTAAAAGTGCCAAAGATTTAACCATCAGTGAAGCTGCCGTATTAACCGGAAGCTTAAAGGCACCTAATGTGTATAATCCAATCGATGATATGGAAGCAACGGTGAAACGTCGTGCTACAGTGTTACAATTAATGGTGACTAATGGGAAAATTACGCAAGAGGAAGCGGATAAAGCCGGAGCGGAAGTCATTACGGTTCAAGACGCTTATGTAGCAAACTCTCGTTATAAATATCCTTATTATTTTGATGCTGTCATTAACGAAATTACTAATAATTATGGGATTAGTGAAGAAGAACTGCTAAATAAAGGGTATAAAATCTATACTGGCTTAGACCAAAAGATGCAAGCAGATATGGAAGAAACCTTCTCCAATAGTTGGTTATTCCCGAAAGCTAGTGACGGAACGATTGCTCAGGCGGCTTCTGTGGCTATGGATCCACAGAATGGAGATGTTCTAGCAACGGTTGGAGGACGTACGAATGAGAAACATACCTTCCGAGGATTTAACCGTGCCACTCAACTACAAGCACAACCCGGTTCTACGTTTAAACCATTAGCTGTATATACTTCTGCACTGGAAGAAGGATACCAACCGAATTCTGTACTTGTGGATGAGAAACGTTCTTATGGGTCAGACAAATATACTCCAGAAAACTGGAATAAACAGTATCAAGGAACTGTTACGATGACAGAAGCGTTGAACCAAAGTTGGAATGCTCCAGCAGTGTGGTTATTAGATAAAATTGGTTTGAAAAAAGGAATCGAAAAAGTCCATCAATTTGGAATTGAAACCGATCCAGGAGATGAATATTTAGGGATTGCTTTAGGAGGACTTACAAAAGGGGTTTCTCCAATCCAAATGGCCTCAGCCTATACAGCCTTTGCCAATAAAGGTGTCCGTACGAAACCTCGTTTTGTTACTAAAA
This Granulicatella adiacens ATCC 49175 DNA region includes the following protein-coding sequences:
- a CDS encoding YigZ family protein, yielding MLERYKTIKEAGTNEIEIKGSRFIAHFQRVTNEEQALEFIQAIKKEHWKATHNCSAFLIGENDQVQRAMDDGEPSGTAGVPMLEVLKKNELKDIAVVVTRYFGGTKLGAGGLVRAYSGAVSEGLKAIGVVECRLEAQLSLTFNYAHVGKVEYYCQTQQIPIVDKVFLNDVQFTCSLPVQEVEHFEAEIIELLQNQVTFDSLGTKYTEYEI
- a CDS encoding ATP-binding cassette domain-containing protein, coding for MLELKNVSKKFGFQVILEEVDFKIEQGELIHIVGANGCGKSTLFKLFCDILEPDRGEVVVDSDVRIGALIENPAFMEESSLKTNLKFLASINKNYNESKIRELVNNFDLDFDSKVHVKKYSVGMRQKMGIIQAVMEDQNLILLDEPTRGLDKKSLDQFHQLVQQLHEEGKSIVIAAHDNLAELQFDKEYLMEEGKLILQ
- a CDS encoding DUF1146 family protein, which produces MIQVTLMVRMTLIIAFIVLSYWALQGIQIEKILKKGRVQEARILFLLIAIWMGASIAKVIFDLSDYLNQYIQNVIQ
- the murA gene encoding UDP-N-acetylglucosamine 1-carboxyvinyltransferase, translating into MEKMIVRGGDTRLQGTVKVEGAKNAVLPILAASILADKGVTHLTNVPNLSDVHMMLNVLGSLNVLSTFDEEEKAITLNATKDITTTAAFEYVSKMRASIVVMGPLLARFGHARVAMPGGCAIGSRPIDLHLKGFEAMGATIVQTEGYIEAHADELHGARIYLDFPSVGATQNIMMAATLAKGTTHLENVAREPEIVDLANILNKMGAKIVGAGTENMRIEGVERLDGTIHSIIPDRIEAGTFMVAAAVTKGNVFIEDAIAEHNQPLISKLGEMGVQFIEEEDGIRVIGPDSLKPTDVKTLPHPGFPTDMQAQMTIAQLLATGTSTMTETVFENRFNHLEEMRRMGAQFRIDSHTAVMTGASVLSGAEVKATDLRAAAALIIAGMVAKGYTRVTELQFLDRGYFEFHEKLRALGATIERVNEPEGQAFSNEDLERLFAV
- a CDS encoding transglycosylase domain-containing protein; amino-acid sequence: MNEEFNEKDYVDHVTHNQEQEETVEHRHTEEPTQQSIIKRVWNHKIMLAIRRFWRKFHVTKLILVLMLTAITAFSAFLVYTAKTTDVSGLRAGMVQVTEVYDRNNQEAGVLNINKGEFVTIDQISPNMINALVSTEDKRFYDHHGFDPMGFLRATFGLLLNRGRVTGGGSTITQQLAKNAFLTQDQTFLRKAKELFLSFELEKKYSKDQILEMYLNNAYFGNGAYGIENASLRYFGKSAKDLTISEAAVLTGSLKAPNVYNPIDDMEATVKRRATVLQLMVTNGKITQEEADKAGAEVITVQDAYVANSRYKYPYYFDAVINEITNNYGISEEELLNKGYKIYTGLDQKMQADMEETFSNSWLFPKASDGTIAQAASVAMDPQNGDVLATVGGRTNEKHTFRGFNRATQLQAQPGSTFKPLAVYTSALEEGYQPNSVLVDEKRSYGSDKYTPENWNKQYQGTVTMTEALNQSWNAPAVWLLDKIGLKKGIEKVHQFGIETDPGDEYLGIALGGLTKGVSPIQMASAYTAFANKGVRTKPRFVTKIVDANGKVIVDNTAVKDNRVTTEEVAKKMTSMLLTVYGQEGLGAPFSPSGKIIAGKTGTTEALNNENGSRDQWMIGYTPDVVVATWMGYDQSGNYSLSASSREGVGPLFKLEMEGLLQYTANTAFNVEPVKTKQSNQKNQNNTLDNFIQDAQKTGEQIWNQLQEWGKNIWNKFNNR